A single window of Actinoallomurus bryophytorum DNA harbors:
- a CDS encoding M36 family metallopeptidase, producing MSALFGVGMNGVAAGAPPGVPKDPSHHQSAGDRDLRPGLRAPSAAQRELAVRQKVTARWNRLGTPANLTPQGKALAEGLPADPATAARTYIAQHRDLLGLSQQAADSLEVVAVNPIGAGSSVLLRQHFGDLPAGYDGLAAVGVAGGKVYLVSSTLAPDAPAPAPATLSEKQALQNAIRDAALNGGTVTAEGSSGGWSRFSADGLSGTQSVKPVAVPMPQGGVRAAYEVSVSDNDPNGAQAYTSYVDARSGDVLIREDNVVDEADDPQWKAFPENPSADYRSRDTRETWCFTKTRGCDRVVGNPASPLPWDVDPSVSATESTHTTRGNNEWAAQDWLDATGRGFNLAGFATPSPDREYTYPWTNQWYASKCSPAAFDSPQRNDIDAADTNLQAMHNRMHDFSYNLGFTETAWNMQDDNFGKGGLGADPEHGNSQSGARVATSLIRDNANQSTGPDGMPPTTNMYLWQAIAGSFYSPCVDGDYDMSVIGHEYTHAISNRMVAGPDRGLSGFQAGSMGESWSDLDAMEYLAANDLVPHGQSPFVTGQYVTGNKVRGIRDYDLSKNPLNYSDLGFDLTGPEVHADGEIWNGVNYDLRQAFIKRYGAGSTALSKSCAEGRTPVARCPGDRRWIQLVYDAWLLMANGDVSMLDARDAMLAADQLRFGGADQDLLWNTFAGRGMGDGAVSNTNADTDATPGFASPKARNAAVRFRVVDDTGAQVPNARVFVGDYQARAVPVADTDAASALTDTAAMVAGNYSFVAQAPGHGMTRFTAHVSSGSHRTVQVRLSRNVASAAAGATATGDGVDLGALIDDDEGTTWASLGAQATPVAGKQVTVRLAGQGPQHVRRVQVSGLLRPANAQDPGGDTATQNRFTALRSFKVLACTATATVDCSQAKDYRLAYTSPRDAFPAARPRPVAPNLTMRSFTIPRTTATHLRFEVAASQCSGNPDYAGQQTNDPNVPTDCVTGAAISGQVRAADFQVFTH from the coding sequence GTGAGCGCGCTTTTCGGCGTCGGCATGAACGGGGTGGCGGCCGGTGCTCCACCAGGCGTGCCGAAGGACCCGTCGCACCATCAGAGCGCCGGTGACCGTGACCTGCGCCCGGGGCTGCGCGCCCCGTCCGCGGCCCAGCGCGAGCTGGCCGTACGGCAGAAGGTCACCGCACGGTGGAACAGGCTGGGCACGCCCGCCAACCTGACGCCCCAGGGAAAGGCGCTGGCCGAGGGCCTGCCCGCCGACCCGGCGACGGCGGCCCGCACGTACATCGCGCAGCACCGGGACCTGCTCGGGCTGTCGCAGCAGGCCGCCGACTCCCTCGAGGTCGTGGCGGTCAACCCGATCGGCGCGGGATCGTCGGTCCTGCTCAGGCAGCACTTCGGTGACCTTCCGGCCGGCTACGACGGACTGGCCGCGGTCGGCGTCGCGGGCGGCAAGGTCTACCTGGTCAGCTCGACGCTGGCCCCGGACGCCCCGGCCCCCGCCCCGGCCACGCTGAGCGAGAAGCAGGCGCTGCAGAACGCGATACGGGACGCGGCCCTGAACGGCGGGACCGTCACCGCCGAGGGATCCTCCGGCGGCTGGAGCCGTTTCTCGGCCGACGGGCTGAGCGGCACGCAGAGCGTGAAGCCCGTCGCGGTACCGATGCCGCAGGGCGGCGTACGCGCGGCCTACGAGGTCTCCGTCAGCGACAACGACCCGAACGGCGCGCAGGCCTACACCAGCTACGTCGACGCCCGGTCCGGCGACGTCCTCATCCGCGAGGACAACGTCGTCGACGAGGCCGACGACCCGCAGTGGAAGGCCTTCCCGGAGAACCCCTCGGCGGACTACCGCTCTCGCGACACCCGCGAGACCTGGTGTTTCACGAAGACGCGCGGCTGTGACCGCGTCGTCGGCAACCCGGCCTCGCCGCTGCCCTGGGACGTCGACCCGAGCGTGAGCGCGACCGAGTCGACGCACACCACCCGTGGCAACAACGAGTGGGCCGCGCAGGACTGGCTCGACGCCACCGGCCGGGGTTTCAACCTGGCCGGGTTCGCCACCCCCAGCCCGGACCGTGAGTACACCTACCCCTGGACGAACCAGTGGTACGCCTCCAAGTGCTCACCGGCCGCCTTCGACAGCCCGCAGCGCAATGACATCGACGCCGCGGACACGAACCTCCAGGCCATGCACAACCGCATGCACGACTTCTCCTACAACCTCGGCTTCACCGAGACCGCATGGAACATGCAGGACGACAACTTCGGCAAGGGCGGCCTCGGCGCCGACCCGGAGCACGGCAACTCCCAGTCGGGCGCGCGGGTCGCGACCAGCCTGATCCGGGACAACGCCAACCAGTCCACCGGACCTGACGGCATGCCACCGACCACCAACATGTACCTCTGGCAGGCCATCGCGGGCTCCTTCTACTCCCCGTGCGTTGACGGCGACTACGACATGTCGGTGATCGGTCACGAGTACACCCACGCCATCTCCAACCGGATGGTGGCCGGCCCGGACCGCGGCCTCAGCGGTTTCCAGGCCGGCTCGATGGGCGAGTCGTGGTCCGACCTGGACGCGATGGAGTACCTCGCGGCGAACGACCTCGTCCCGCACGGCCAGTCGCCGTTCGTCACCGGCCAGTACGTCACGGGCAACAAGGTGCGCGGCATCCGCGACTACGACCTTTCCAAGAATCCGCTGAACTACAGCGACCTCGGCTTCGACCTGACCGGCCCCGAGGTGCACGCCGACGGTGAGATCTGGAACGGCGTCAACTACGACCTCCGCCAGGCGTTCATCAAGCGGTACGGCGCGGGCAGCACCGCCCTGAGCAAGTCGTGCGCCGAGGGGAGGACACCTGTCGCCAGGTGCCCCGGCGACCGGCGGTGGATCCAGCTCGTCTACGACGCCTGGCTGCTGATGGCGAACGGCGACGTGTCGATGCTGGACGCGCGTGACGCGATGCTCGCCGCGGACCAGCTCCGCTTCGGCGGAGCCGACCAGGACCTGCTGTGGAACACCTTCGCCGGGCGTGGCATGGGTGACGGCGCGGTCAGCAACACGAACGCCGACACCGACGCGACGCCCGGCTTCGCCTCGCCGAAGGCCAGGAACGCCGCCGTACGCTTCCGCGTCGTGGACGACACCGGTGCCCAGGTGCCGAACGCGCGGGTCTTCGTCGGCGACTACCAGGCACGCGCGGTGCCGGTCGCGGACACCGACGCGGCCAGTGCCCTCACGGACACGGCCGCCATGGTGGCGGGGAACTACTCCTTCGTCGCCCAGGCTCCCGGCCATGGCATGACCCGGTTCACCGCCCACGTGTCGTCCGGCTCGCACCGTACGGTGCAGGTGAGGCTCTCGCGCAACGTCGCCTCGGCGGCGGCGGGCGCGACGGCGACCGGTGACGGCGTCGACCTCGGCGCCCTCATCGACGACGACGAGGGCACGACCTGGGCCTCCCTGGGGGCGCAGGCCACGCCGGTGGCGGGCAAGCAGGTCACGGTGCGGCTCGCCGGACAGGGACCGCAGCACGTGCGGCGGGTCCAGGTCAGCGGGCTGCTGCGGCCCGCGAACGCGCAGGACCCGGGCGGTGACACCGCCACGCAGAACCGCTTCACCGCGCTGCGGTCGTTCAAGGTGCTCGCGTGCACGGCGACGGCCACGGTCGACTGCTCGCAGGCGAAGGACTACCGGCTCGCGTACACCAGTCCGCGAGACGCCTTCCCGGCGGCCAGGCCGCGGCCGGTGGCGCCGAACCTGACCATGCGGTCCTTCACGATCCCGAGGACCACGGCCACCCATCTGCGCTTCGAGGTCGCCGCGTCGCAGTGCAGCGGCAACCCGGACTACGCGGGCCAGCAGACGAACGACCCGAACGTCCCGACCGACTGCGTGACCGGAGCCGCCATCTCCGGCCAGGTCAGAGCGGCGGACTTCCAGGTCTTCACGCACTGA
- a CDS encoding NADH-quinone oxidoreductase subunit NuoF family protein, which produces MTEFRYLNPIRIGRGLDKLQRVDGATHRAIHGKFRQRRLRDLTAIAEAVHLRGRGGAAFPFARKLTAVMRTARTRDCQPVVLVNATEGEPASAKDKFLLAHTPHLILDGAMLAAKAMGAREVVIGLTDTGPAARSLRSAVLESGLRDFVRLVQLPERFVTGEGGALVNGVNGGPALPPGRKVRAADRGVDGLPTLLSNAETYAQLALVSQLGPDLYSAVGTAEEPGTVLLTVWGADGLPRVIEAPAGVPMAQVLDLGQATTGQGVLVGGYHGAWITPAAANRACVSRESIGRAGGALGAGVIMTLGEDVCPLGEVARVAAYLGAESAGQCGPCRLGLPAIARSLNSLVAGRSTTEALSAVSQGTQTVVGRGACKHPDGSARFVTSALSTFAADVKVHLAKGTCGRPVRGSLPIAEDLIAMETAEAEETGLRMTVDWTRCAGHGLCKHLVPELIQLDEHGFPVISNAGVPRRLVGDARQAIEMCPALALRLGDSAAETRHAVKASR; this is translated from the coding sequence ATGACGGAGTTCCGGTATCTCAACCCGATACGGATCGGGCGTGGGCTCGACAAGCTTCAGCGCGTCGACGGCGCCACCCACCGGGCCATCCACGGCAAGTTCCGCCAGCGGCGCCTGCGCGACCTGACCGCCATCGCCGAGGCGGTGCACCTGCGGGGCCGGGGCGGCGCGGCCTTCCCGTTCGCCCGCAAGCTGACCGCGGTGATGCGTACGGCCCGCACCCGCGACTGCCAGCCCGTGGTCCTCGTCAACGCGACCGAGGGCGAGCCGGCGAGCGCCAAGGACAAGTTCCTGCTCGCCCATACGCCGCACCTGATCCTCGACGGCGCCATGCTCGCCGCGAAGGCGATGGGCGCACGCGAGGTCGTCATCGGGCTCACCGACACGGGACCGGCGGCGCGCTCGCTGCGCAGCGCCGTCCTCGAGAGCGGGCTGCGCGACTTCGTACGCCTGGTCCAGCTGCCCGAGCGGTTCGTCACGGGCGAGGGCGGGGCACTGGTCAACGGCGTCAACGGCGGCCCGGCGCTGCCGCCCGGCCGCAAGGTACGCGCCGCGGACCGTGGCGTCGACGGCCTGCCCACGCTCCTGTCGAACGCCGAGACGTACGCGCAGCTCGCCCTCGTGTCACAGCTCGGCCCTGATCTGTACTCGGCGGTCGGGACGGCCGAGGAACCGGGCACGGTGCTCCTGACCGTCTGGGGCGCCGACGGGCTCCCCCGTGTCATCGAGGCACCGGCCGGCGTGCCCATGGCGCAGGTGCTCGACCTCGGCCAGGCCACGACCGGACAGGGCGTCCTGGTCGGCGGCTACCACGGCGCGTGGATCACCCCCGCCGCCGCGAACCGTGCGTGCGTCTCACGCGAGAGCATCGGACGGGCGGGCGGAGCCCTCGGCGCCGGCGTCATCATGACCCTCGGCGAGGACGTCTGCCCGCTCGGCGAGGTGGCACGGGTGGCGGCCTACCTCGGCGCCGAGTCGGCCGGGCAGTGCGGACCGTGCCGCCTCGGCCTGCCCGCCATCGCGCGGTCCCTGAACAGCCTCGTGGCCGGCCGGTCCACCACCGAAGCGCTGTCCGCCGTGTCCCAGGGGACCCAGACGGTGGTCGGCCGGGGTGCCTGCAAACACCCGGACGGCTCGGCCCGGTTCGTGACGTCGGCGCTCAGCACCTTCGCCGCCGACGTCAAGGTGCACCTGGCCAAGGGCACCTGCGGGCGTCCCGTACGCGGGTCGCTCCCCATCGCCGAGGACCTCATCGCGATGGAGACCGCCGAGGCCGAGGAGACCGGCCTTCGCATGACGGTCGACTGGACGCGCTGCGCGGGCCACGGCCTGTGCAAGCACCTGGTCCCGGAGCTGATCCAGCTCGACGAGCACGGCTTCCCCGTCATCTCGAACGCGGGTGTACCGCGACGGCTCGTCGGCGACGCCCGGCAGGCGATCGAGATGTGCCCGGCCCTGGCGCTCCGGCTGGGCGACTCCGCGGCCGAGACGCGGCACGCCGTGAAGGCGTCCCGCTGA
- a CDS encoding IS110 family transposase, protein MASRARETALQQVWAGVDIGKAHHHAVVIDSEGRRLLSRRVANDEADLLELIAEVCALAGEVIWAIDVRTGGATLLVTLLFSDGQKVFYLSGHMVNRAADGYRGEGKTDARDAAVIADQARMRRDLRPVLDEDGLITELRMLVAHRQDLVTDRTRAINRLRDQLLNVCPAIERALDLAHKGPLILLTGANTPAAIRGLTPEKLTSWLRENGVRKGAADLADRVIRAAQSQTAVLPGEHMAARLTAELAKHVLRLTEQIEHTDALIEDRFARHELAEVITSMPGIGTLLGAEFLAATGGNMTAFASADHLAGYAGLAPRPHDSGRISGNRHRPRRYNRDLNRVFYTSALISVRYNPESRTYYDRKRAEGKLHTQAVLALARRRVNVLWALIRDRRCYELTPPTTKAA, encoded by the coding sequence ATGGCAAGTCGAGCCAGGGAGACGGCGTTGCAGCAGGTGTGGGCCGGTGTGGACATCGGCAAAGCTCATCATCACGCGGTGGTGATCGATTCTGAGGGCAGGCGGCTGCTGTCGCGGCGGGTGGCCAATGATGAGGCCGACCTGCTGGAGTTGATAGCCGAGGTCTGCGCATTGGCCGGCGAGGTGATCTGGGCGATCGATGTGCGCACCGGAGGCGCCACGTTGTTGGTGACGCTGCTGTTCTCCGATGGCCAGAAGGTCTTCTACCTCTCCGGTCACATGGTCAACCGGGCGGCCGATGGTTACCGCGGTGAGGGCAAGACCGATGCCCGCGACGCCGCCGTCATCGCCGACCAGGCCCGGATGCGCCGCGATCTGCGGCCGGTGCTTGATGAGGATGGGCTGATCACCGAGCTGCGGATGCTGGTGGCCCACCGCCAAGACCTGGTCACCGACCGGACCCGGGCGATCAACCGGCTCCGTGACCAACTCCTGAACGTCTGCCCGGCCATCGAACGCGCCCTGGACCTGGCCCACAAAGGCCCCCTGATCCTGCTCACCGGCGCGAACACCCCCGCCGCCATCCGCGGGCTGACCCCGGAGAAGCTGACGTCCTGGCTCCGCGAGAACGGAGTACGCAAAGGCGCCGCCGACCTGGCCGACCGAGTCATCCGCGCAGCCCAATCCCAGACCGCCGTCCTGCCCGGCGAACACATGGCCGCACGACTGACAGCCGAACTCGCCAAGCATGTCCTGAGGCTCACCGAGCAAATCGAGCACACCGACGCGCTGATCGAAGACCGGTTCGCCCGCCACGAACTGGCCGAAGTGATCACCAGCATGCCCGGCATCGGGACGCTGCTCGGCGCCGAGTTCCTCGCCGCCACCGGCGGAAACATGACCGCCTTCGCCTCCGCCGACCACCTCGCCGGCTACGCCGGCCTGGCCCCACGCCCCCACGACTCCGGCCGGATCAGCGGCAACCGCCACCGCCCGCGCCGCTACAACCGCGACCTCAACCGCGTCTTCTACACATCCGCCCTGATCAGCGTCCGCTACAACCCCGAATCCCGCACCTACTACGACCGCAAACGCGCCGAAGGCAAACTCCACACCCAAGCCGTCCTCGCCCTCGCACGACGACGCGTCAACGTCCTATGGGCCCTCATCCGAGACCGACGCTGCTACGAACTCACACCCCCGACCACCAAGGCCGCATGA
- a CDS encoding DUF4239 domain-containing protein — protein MLVSFLAVVAAVGVVILAARLFAKWGHGSDDREHDGTTSKHTGAMLSALFLMAFAIAIVVPWTTADAARQNTHAESQAVVGAYWSAAELPAPVGPRVQAGMRDYVRFVIGNEWSDMKHGRLDPAGWARLDTLRTEVIDLRVRGDQAEDARIAVLDQFQAISAARSQRALDAKTRPPSALLYLTALTGLMTVIFPFLVGARPRGMTMIPLGVMAALLGLGVYLSFDVSHVFSGGLRVRPDAFIAAQQEFQRIPVSR, from the coding sequence ATGCTCGTCAGCTTCCTCGCCGTGGTCGCGGCGGTCGGCGTGGTCATCCTGGCGGCGCGGCTGTTCGCGAAGTGGGGACACGGCTCCGATGACCGCGAGCACGACGGCACGACGTCCAAGCACACCGGGGCGATGCTGTCCGCGCTGTTCCTGATGGCGTTCGCGATCGCCATCGTCGTGCCGTGGACCACCGCCGACGCGGCGCGGCAGAACACCCATGCCGAGAGCCAGGCGGTCGTCGGTGCGTACTGGTCGGCGGCGGAGCTGCCCGCCCCGGTCGGACCCCGGGTGCAGGCCGGGATGCGGGACTACGTCCGGTTCGTCATCGGCAACGAGTGGAGCGACATGAAGCACGGCCGGCTCGATCCGGCCGGCTGGGCGCGCCTGGACACGCTGCGTACCGAGGTGATCGACCTGCGCGTACGGGGCGACCAGGCCGAAGACGCCCGCATCGCCGTCCTGGACCAGTTCCAGGCCATCTCCGCGGCTCGCAGTCAGCGCGCCCTCGACGCGAAGACGAGGCCGCCGTCCGCGCTGCTCTACCTGACCGCCCTGACCGGGCTGATGACGGTGATCTTCCCGTTCCTCGTCGGCGCACGGCCGCGGGGGATGACGATGATCCCGCTGGGGGTGATGGCCGCGCTGCTCGGCCTCGGTGTCTACCTCAGCTTCGACGTCTCCCACGTCTTCAGCGGCGGCCTGCGGGTCAGGCCGGACGCGTTCATCGCGGCGCAGCAGGAGTTCCAGCGGATCCCGGTCAGCCGGTAG
- a CDS encoding cytochrome ubiquinol oxidase subunit I gives MDPLDIARWQFGITTVYHFFFVPLTIGLSALVAGLQTAWVRTGRTDYLRATKFWGKLFLINFAMGIVTGIVQEFQFGMNWSAYSRFVGDVFGAPLAIEGLLAFFVESTFLGLWIFGWDRLPKRIHLACIWLVAFGTLLSAYFILAANSWMQHPVGYHLSGATGRAELTDFWAVLTNSTMLVAFPHTITAAFVTAGLFIVGVSAWHLARRKHVEVFRSSLKMALVVTLVSAVGVAITGDVQGKVMTAQQPMKMAAAEALYSTEQPASFSILTVGTLDGGREVYSVKVPRLLSFLATGSFKGRVQGINDVQAAEQAKYGPGDYRPVIPLAYWNFRIMVGVGFLTALIALLGLWLLRRGRLPSNRWVWRVGVLALALPFVGNSAGWIFTEMGRQPWSVYGVMKTASSVSPTVGATSMLISVIALTTLYGVLMVIEAGLMVRYVKAGPPSETEVLAPPGGDGADSEQSLTFAY, from the coding sequence ATGGACCCGCTCGACATCGCCCGGTGGCAGTTCGGCATCACGACCGTCTACCACTTCTTCTTCGTTCCCCTGACGATCGGCCTGTCCGCGCTCGTCGCCGGCCTGCAGACGGCCTGGGTGCGTACCGGCAGGACCGACTACCTCCGCGCCACCAAGTTCTGGGGGAAGCTCTTCCTGATCAACTTCGCGATGGGCATCGTCACCGGGATCGTGCAGGAGTTCCAGTTCGGCATGAACTGGAGCGCGTACTCCCGGTTCGTCGGCGACGTCTTCGGCGCACCGCTGGCGATCGAGGGGTTGCTCGCCTTCTTCGTGGAGTCGACCTTCCTCGGGCTCTGGATCTTCGGCTGGGACCGGCTGCCCAAGAGGATCCACCTGGCCTGCATCTGGCTGGTCGCCTTCGGGACGCTGCTGTCGGCGTACTTCATCCTCGCCGCCAACTCGTGGATGCAGCACCCGGTCGGCTACCACCTGAGCGGCGCCACCGGCAGGGCCGAGCTCACCGACTTCTGGGCCGTGCTGACCAACTCCACGATGCTGGTGGCCTTCCCGCACACCATCACCGCCGCCTTCGTCACCGCGGGCCTGTTCATCGTCGGCGTGAGCGCCTGGCACCTGGCACGGCGCAAGCACGTCGAGGTCTTCCGGTCGTCGCTGAAGATGGCCCTGGTCGTCACGCTCGTCTCGGCGGTCGGCGTGGCCATCACCGGCGACGTCCAGGGCAAGGTCATGACCGCGCAGCAGCCGATGAAGATGGCCGCCGCCGAGGCGCTGTACTCCACCGAACAGCCGGCCTCGTTCTCGATCCTCACCGTCGGCACGCTCGACGGCGGACGGGAGGTCTACAGCGTCAAGGTGCCGCGGCTCCTGTCGTTCCTCGCCACCGGCAGCTTCAAGGGCCGGGTGCAGGGGATCAACGACGTACAGGCGGCGGAGCAGGCCAAGTACGGTCCGGGGGACTACCGGCCGGTCATCCCGCTGGCCTACTGGAACTTCCGGATCATGGTCGGCGTCGGGTTCCTCACCGCGCTCATCGCCCTCCTCGGCCTGTGGCTGCTCCGGCGCGGGCGCCTGCCGTCGAACCGCTGGGTGTGGCGCGTCGGCGTGCTCGCGCTGGCGCTGCCGTTCGTCGGCAACTCCGCCGGCTGGATCTTCACCGAGATGGGCCGCCAGCCCTGGTCGGTCTACGGCGTCATGAAGACCGCGTCGAGTGTCTCCCCGACCGTCGGCGCCACATCCATGCTCATCTCGGTCATCGCGCTGACGACGCTCTACGGCGTCCTGATGGTCATCGAGGCGGGCCTGATGGTGCGTTACGTCAAGGCCGGGCCGCCGTCTGAGACCGAGGTCCTGGCGCCGCCAGGCGGGGACGGTGCCGACTCCGAGCAGTCGCTCACATTCGCCTACTGA
- the cydB gene encoding cytochrome d ubiquinol oxidase subunit II: MATTTVWFIIIAFLWTGYFFLEGFDFGVGVLLPVLGRDDTERRVLINTIGPVWDGNEVWFIVAGAATFAAFPEWYATLFSGFYLPLLAILLALIVRGVAFEYRGKRDDARWRRRWDRAIFWGSVVPAFLWGVAFANLVRGVPLDAAHEYAGTLGDLLSPFALLGGLTTLTLFVLHGAVFVALKTTGDVRRRANRAARVMVTAAIAVGGLFLLLTQLLYGKPVTWLTVAAAVTGLAVAAVAGARGREGWAFAGTGTAIAFAVATLFLALFPHVMPSTLDAANGLTTSNAASSPYTLKIMTIVALTFTPMVMLYQGWTYWVFRRRIGTHHIPRPVA, translated from the coding sequence ATGGCCACCACGACCGTCTGGTTCATCATCATCGCCTTCCTCTGGACCGGCTACTTCTTCCTGGAGGGCTTCGACTTCGGTGTCGGCGTCCTGCTGCCCGTGCTGGGCCGCGACGACACCGAGCGCCGGGTCCTCATCAACACCATCGGCCCGGTCTGGGACGGGAACGAGGTGTGGTTCATCGTCGCCGGCGCCGCCACGTTCGCGGCGTTCCCGGAGTGGTACGCCACGCTGTTCAGCGGCTTCTACCTGCCGCTGCTAGCGATCCTGCTCGCGCTGATCGTGCGCGGTGTGGCCTTCGAGTACCGCGGCAAGCGAGACGACGCGCGCTGGCGCCGCCGCTGGGACCGGGCGATCTTCTGGGGCAGCGTCGTCCCGGCGTTCCTGTGGGGAGTGGCGTTCGCGAACCTCGTACGCGGCGTGCCGCTCGACGCCGCGCATGAGTACGCCGGCACCCTGGGCGACCTGCTCAGCCCCTTCGCCCTGCTCGGCGGGCTCACCACGCTGACCCTGTTCGTCCTGCACGGCGCCGTCTTCGTGGCACTCAAGACGACCGGGGACGTACGCCGCAGGGCCAACCGGGCCGCGCGCGTCATGGTGACCGCCGCGATCGCGGTCGGCGGGCTCTTCCTGCTGCTCACCCAGCTCCTGTACGGCAAGCCGGTCACCTGGCTCACCGTGGCGGCGGCCGTCACCGGGCTGGCCGTAGCCGCCGTCGCCGGCGCCCGCGGCCGTGAGGGCTGGGCGTTCGCCGGTACCGGCACGGCCATCGCGTTCGCCGTCGCGACGTTGTTCCTCGCGCTGTTCCCGCACGTCATGCCCTCCACGCTCGACGCCGCGAACGGCCTGACCACGAGCAACGCCGCCTCCTCCCCGTACACGCTGAAGATCATGACGATCGTCGCGCTGACGTTCACCCCGATGGTGATGCTCTACCAGGGCTGGACCTACTGGGTGTTCCGCAGGCGCATCGGCACACACCACATCCCGAGGCCGGTCGCGTGA
- the cydD gene encoding thiol reductant ABC exporter subunit CydD codes for MRPFDPRLLKYARTTRAYLALSVALGTATAGLVIAQATLLADTISRAFLGGASLADLRTPMLLLLGVVAARALVVWLQEVAAHRSSAAVKSQLRGRLLDHVMRLGPQWLSGERGGELATVATRGIDALDGYFSRYLPQLVLAVTVPAAVCARILLGDWISALTVAVTLPLIPVFAILVGLSTSAKMDRRWRALAMLAGHFLDVVAGLPTLKVFGRAKAQARAIREVTDRHRRATMATLRVAFLSALVLELLSTISVALVAVSIGLRLVDGHIGLRTALLVLILAPEAYLPLRQVGAQYHASAEGLAAAERIFEVVQTPLPASGTRTDVPDPSRATIRLDGVTVRYEGRDAPAVEDLSLTVRPGEIVALTGPSGAGKSTLLAVLLGFVRPDAGRVLVDGTDLADLDPDAWRARIAWVPQRPYLFAGTVAGNIRLGRTDATDEDVRRAARDAGALEFVETLPQGFATPLGEGGTGLSAGQRQRVALARAFLRDAPLVLLDEPTSNLDAESEAAVVEAVRRLADGRTVLLVAHRPALAALAGRTVPVEPAGVAA; via the coding sequence GTGAGGCCCTTCGACCCCCGCCTGCTGAAGTACGCACGGACCACCCGTGCCTATCTCGCCCTGTCCGTGGCGCTGGGCACCGCCACCGCCGGTCTGGTCATCGCCCAGGCGACGCTGCTCGCCGACACGATCAGCCGGGCCTTCCTCGGCGGTGCCTCACTCGCGGACCTCCGTACGCCGATGCTGCTTCTCCTCGGGGTCGTCGCCGCGCGTGCCCTGGTCGTGTGGCTGCAGGAGGTCGCCGCCCACCGGTCGTCGGCCGCGGTCAAGTCGCAGCTGCGCGGCCGGCTCCTCGACCACGTCATGCGGCTCGGCCCGCAGTGGCTCTCGGGCGAGCGCGGCGGGGAGCTCGCCACCGTCGCCACGCGGGGGATCGACGCGCTGGACGGCTACTTCTCCCGCTACCTCCCCCAGCTCGTGCTCGCCGTCACGGTGCCCGCGGCCGTGTGCGCGCGGATCCTGCTCGGCGACTGGATCTCGGCGCTGACCGTCGCGGTGACCCTGCCGCTCATCCCGGTCTTCGCGATCCTGGTCGGGCTGTCCACCAGCGCGAAGATGGACCGGCGATGGCGGGCGCTGGCCATGCTCGCCGGCCACTTCCTCGACGTCGTCGCCGGCCTGCCGACGCTCAAGGTCTTCGGCCGGGCCAAGGCCCAGGCCCGCGCGATCCGCGAGGTCACCGACCGCCACCGCCGGGCGACCATGGCGACGCTTCGGGTCGCGTTCCTGTCCGCGCTCGTCCTCGAGCTGCTGTCCACGATCTCCGTCGCGCTGGTCGCGGTCTCGATCGGACTGCGGCTGGTCGACGGGCACATCGGCCTGCGGACGGCGCTGCTCGTCCTGATCCTCGCGCCGGAGGCCTACCTTCCGCTGCGCCAGGTCGGCGCGCAGTACCACGCCAGTGCCGAGGGACTCGCGGCCGCGGAGCGGATCTTCGAGGTGGTCCAGACGCCGCTTCCCGCGTCCGGCACCCGGACCGACGTCCCCGACCCGTCGCGCGCGACGATCCGCCTGGACGGGGTGACGGTGCGATACGAGGGCCGGGACGCCCCGGCGGTGGAGGATCTCTCGCTCACGGTGCGTCCCGGCGAGATCGTCGCCCTCACCGGTCCCAGCGGGGCCGGCAAGTCGACGCTGCTCGCCGTGCTTCTCGGGTTCGTACGCCCCGACGCCGGACGCGTGCTCGTCGACGGGACCGACCTGGCCGACCTGGACCCGGACGCGTGGCGCGCGCGGATCGCCTGGGTGCCCCAGCGGCCGTACCTGTTCGCCGGCACCGTTGCCGGCAACATCCGGCTGGGCCGTACGGACGCGACCGATGAGGACGTACGGCGCGCGGCGCGGGACGCGGGTGCGCTGGAGTTCGTCGAGACGCTCCCCCAGGGCTTCGCCACGCCGCTCGGCGAAGGGGGCACCGGGCTGTCCGCCGGACAGCGGCAGCGCGTCGCGCTGGCCCGTGCCTTCCTGCGCGATGCGCCGCTGGTGCTGCTCGACGAGCCGACCTCGAACCTCGACGCGGAGAGCGAGGCGGCCGTCGTCGAGGCCGTACGGCGCCTCGCGGACGGCCGCACGGTGCTTCTCGTCGCACACCGGCCAGCGCTCGCCGCCCTGGCCGGCCGTACGGTCCCGGTCGAGCCCGCAGGGGTGGCGGCATGA